A genomic region of Stenotrophomonas sp. NA06056 contains the following coding sequences:
- the cyoA gene encoding ubiquinol oxidase subunit II codes for MIPLKTLGRWLRPGLLLALLVMLTGCDAVAILSPKGQIGQDEKTLLITATVLMLLVVIPVIIMTLTFAWKYRASNTKARYEPKWSHSTAIEVVVWSIPCMIVLVLAVLTWRSSHALDPYKPLESDVKPVTIQAISLDWKWLFIYPEEKIAVVNEIKFPVNTPLNFEITSDTVMNAFFIPHLGSMIYSMAAMETKLHLIANELGEFPGMSSHYSGAGFAKMHFTAYSVTDAQYRQWLDQVRAGEQTLDKTSFKALGDAKNSEWYPVTYFGKVEENLFDWVLAKHMGDNKHYGMKHSHAGAAAADAASHEAHEGHAPSEAHDSKESGENLDATEHEHAGHAGHAGSGE; via the coding sequence ATGATTCCGTTGAAAACCCTTGGGCGCTGGTTGCGCCCGGGCTTGCTGCTCGCATTGCTGGTGATGCTCACCGGCTGCGATGCCGTGGCCATTCTCAGTCCGAAGGGCCAGATCGGCCAGGATGAAAAGACACTGCTGATCACGGCCACCGTGCTCATGCTGCTGGTCGTCATCCCGGTCATCATCATGACCCTGACCTTCGCGTGGAAGTATCGCGCCTCCAACACCAAGGCCCGTTACGAGCCGAAGTGGTCCCACTCGACGGCGATCGAGGTGGTGGTGTGGTCGATCCCCTGCATGATCGTGCTGGTCCTGGCGGTGCTGACCTGGCGGTCCTCGCACGCGCTGGATCCGTACAAGCCCCTGGAATCGGACGTCAAGCCGGTCACCATCCAGGCGATCTCGCTGGACTGGAAGTGGCTGTTCATCTATCCGGAAGAGAAGATCGCGGTCGTCAACGAGATCAAGTTCCCGGTCAACACCCCGCTGAACTTCGAGATCACCTCCGATACGGTGATGAATGCGTTCTTCATCCCGCACCTGGGCAGCATGATCTATTCGATGGCGGCGATGGAGACCAAGCTCCACCTGATCGCCAACGAACTGGGTGAATTCCCGGGCATGTCCTCGCACTACAGCGGCGCGGGCTTTGCCAAGATGCATTTCACTGCCTACTCGGTCACCGACGCGCAGTACCGCCAGTGGCTGGACCAGGTCCGTGCCGGCGAGCAGACCCTGGACAAGACCTCGTTCAAGGCGCTGGGCGATGCAAAGAATTCCGAGTGGTACCCGGTCACCTACTTCGGCAAGGTTGAAGAGAACCTGTTCGATTGGGTTCTGGCCAAGCACATGGGCGACAACAAGCACTACGGCATGAAGCATTCGCATGCCGGTGCCGCTGCTGCCGACGCTGCCAGCCATGAAGCGCACGAGGGCCATGCCCCGAGCGAGGCCCACGATTCCAAGGAATCCGGTGAGAACCTGGATGCCACCGAACACGAACACGCAGGCCATGCCGGCCACGCGGGTTCGGGAGAATGA
- a CDS encoding VOC family protein, translated as MDRPFSVERIDHVVLRVRELARSETFYGQVLGCAVVRRRDHLGLVHLRAGASMIDLISLDGTLGRHGGNGPGSEGRNVDHLCLRIEPFDEAALLAHLAAHGVPVLGPAEVNFGAEGDGLSLYFKDPDGNTVELKGPANGAAE; from the coding sequence ATGGACAGACCTTTCAGCGTTGAACGCATCGACCACGTGGTACTGCGGGTACGCGAGCTGGCCCGCAGCGAAACCTTCTATGGCCAGGTGCTGGGGTGCGCGGTGGTACGGCGGCGCGATCACCTGGGCCTGGTGCACCTGCGTGCGGGTGCGTCGATGATCGACCTGATCAGCCTGGATGGCACCCTCGGCCGCCATGGCGGCAACGGGCCGGGCAGCGAAGGGCGCAATGTCGACCACCTGTGCCTGCGCATCGAACCCTTCGACGAGGCGGCGCTGCTCGCCCATCTCGCTGCCCACGGCGTGCCGGTGCTGGGGCCGGCCGAGGTCAACTTCGGCGCCGAGGGTGACGGATTGTCGTTGTACTTCAAGGATCCGGACGGCAACACGGTGGAACTGAAGGGTCCTGCGAACGGAGCCGCGGAGTGA
- a CDS encoding GyrI-like domain-containing protein, which produces MTRPAAARAKLDFKTQDKALYRPPAGSFVRIEVPPMSFVMVDGEGDPNQAPAYRDAVEWLYTVSYALKFAMKADGRDYVVPPLEGLWWADDPSSFVARRKHAWRWTMMIRTPLDIGTARFNEAVAKATRKRGTAPQSLRMALYEEGLCLQTLHVGAYDDEGPTLAALHEQIMPAQGLTFAGPHHEIYLGDPRKVEPARLKTVLRQPVRAL; this is translated from the coding sequence GTGACCCGGCCCGCCGCCGCACGGGCGAAGCTCGACTTCAAGACCCAGGACAAGGCGCTGTACCGGCCGCCGGCCGGCTCGTTCGTGCGTATCGAGGTGCCCCCGATGTCGTTCGTGATGGTCGATGGCGAGGGTGATCCGAACCAGGCACCGGCCTACCGCGATGCGGTGGAGTGGCTGTACACCGTCAGCTATGCGCTGAAGTTCGCGATGAAGGCCGACGGTCGGGACTACGTGGTGCCGCCGTTGGAGGGGCTCTGGTGGGCCGACGACCCGTCCAGCTTCGTGGCACGGCGCAAGCACGCGTGGCGCTGGACGATGATGATCCGTACGCCCTTGGACATCGGCACTGCGCGATTCAATGAAGCGGTGGCCAAGGCAACCAGGAAGCGCGGTACCGCGCCGCAAAGCCTGCGCATGGCGCTGTACGAAGAAGGCCTGTGCCTGCAGACGCTGCATGTGGGCGCCTACGATGACGAAGGCCCGACGCTGGCCGCGCTGCATGAACAGATCATGCCGGCACAGGGACTGACCTTCGCCGGCCCGCATCATGAGATCTACCTGGGCGACCCGCGCAAGGTCGAGCCTGCGCGCCTGAAAACCGTGCTGCGGCAACCGGTGCGAGCGTTGTGA
- a CDS encoding energy transducer TonB, translating into MKLLGVLAVLLLALLGMAPFWGDLGVLVYGSIGWLGRLLSSGALSDGRAALRAALLIGGAVSVLSFLRVAVQDRAVDYLIASVMFGFLSFVVFVVTGISADGEMGAGSAQQGARSVVVGQDRTTVPRWYSRGHFEREMLNKVHETARAAARGDLQRAQALMQELDLWAHNSPALREDRTEYERLRAAYNETIETLAARSGRRTQKTGGLASDAGAMVDRLTAEEARELELKQVELLQQMWKLSPSSTTVAMRLLATDLQELAIRSRWSPRKPFDREGDAALEERLWRVHGMQEALFAYAPLEERLWNAYASTMVDTDEELALGALVVAGLIDRNDKNASAAPARFDVNTLLLGSDVFMLSTLLASASEDRMEILKARATLLLGDDDRQVTASKGDAADPTGTAAEPAGVVVSEPSPPTTSKADTARLAQRAMPPAGMLVDRKGLALRTSSLLPPSSPPAAYGQVLVDLPAAGFKDLRHGIPLRAPVEADSMVTLQVDVWQSGVVTAVAIESSSGNAQLDEAARRGARTWLSASKVPAGGERRQVTVVFKAPAATAAPPVTVDAPSPLVMSPPPPQLNPEQALGAQLVAMTRRQPPRYPRGNGETVPEGKVELLITLSAEGRVLDVSVDRSSGHPALDRAAREAALNWHVIPTRPVTTVKQITLRVPVQFQGG; encoded by the coding sequence ATGAAGTTGCTGGGTGTACTGGCCGTTCTGCTGTTGGCCCTGCTCGGGATGGCGCCGTTCTGGGGCGACCTCGGGGTGCTGGTCTACGGCTCGATTGGCTGGCTCGGACGATTACTGTCGAGTGGCGCGTTGAGCGACGGCAGGGCGGCACTGCGTGCTGCACTGCTGATCGGTGGTGCGGTGTCGGTGCTGTCGTTCCTGCGCGTAGCGGTGCAGGACCGGGCCGTGGACTATCTGATCGCGTCGGTGATGTTCGGCTTCCTCTCGTTCGTCGTCTTTGTTGTCACCGGCATTTCCGCGGACGGCGAGATGGGCGCAGGGAGCGCGCAGCAAGGCGCGCGCTCGGTGGTGGTCGGTCAGGATCGCACGACGGTTCCGCGCTGGTACTCGCGCGGCCACTTCGAGCGGGAAATGCTCAACAAGGTGCATGAGACCGCGCGTGCGGCTGCCCGCGGCGATCTGCAGCGGGCGCAGGCGCTGATGCAGGAGCTGGACCTGTGGGCGCACAATAGTCCAGCGCTGCGCGAAGACCGCACCGAGTACGAGCGCCTGCGCGCGGCGTACAACGAGACGATCGAAACCCTGGCTGCCCGATCCGGCCGCCGCACGCAAAAGACGGGCGGCCTGGCCAGCGACGCGGGCGCGATGGTGGACAGGCTTACTGCGGAGGAAGCGCGCGAGCTGGAGCTGAAGCAGGTCGAGCTGCTGCAGCAGATGTGGAAACTCTCGCCGTCGAGCACGACGGTTGCGATGCGCTTGCTGGCAACGGATCTGCAGGAGCTGGCGATCCGCTCACGCTGGTCGCCGCGCAAGCCGTTCGACCGTGAGGGTGACGCGGCGCTGGAAGAGCGCCTGTGGCGCGTCCACGGCATGCAGGAGGCGTTGTTTGCCTATGCGCCGCTGGAGGAGCGCCTGTGGAACGCCTACGCGTCGACAATGGTCGACACGGACGAAGAGCTCGCGCTGGGCGCGCTGGTGGTTGCCGGACTGATCGACCGCAATGACAAGAATGCCTCGGCTGCTCCGGCGCGGTTCGACGTGAATACGCTGCTGCTTGGCAGCGACGTGTTCATGCTCTCGACGCTGCTGGCCAGCGCCTCCGAAGACCGCATGGAGATCCTGAAAGCGCGCGCGACGCTGCTGCTGGGCGATGATGATCGGCAGGTGACGGCAAGCAAAGGTGATGCGGCGGACCCCACCGGGACGGCGGCGGAGCCTGCGGGCGTGGTGGTCTCGGAGCCTTCACCACCGACAACCTCGAAAGCGGACACCGCCAGGCTGGCGCAACGTGCGATGCCGCCAGCGGGCATGCTGGTCGATCGCAAGGGCCTGGCGCTGCGTACGTCGTCTCTGCTGCCGCCTTCGTCGCCTCCTGCAGCCTATGGACAGGTGCTGGTCGACCTGCCCGCCGCCGGGTTCAAGGACCTGCGCCACGGCATCCCGCTGCGCGCACCGGTGGAGGCCGACAGCATGGTGACCCTGCAGGTTGATGTCTGGCAGAGCGGCGTGGTCACTGCGGTGGCGATTGAAAGCAGCAGTGGCAACGCTCAGCTGGATGAGGCCGCGCGCCGGGGCGCACGCACCTGGCTCAGCGCATCGAAGGTGCCTGCGGGTGGCGAGCGCAGGCAGGTGACCGTCGTATTCAAGGCGCCTGCCGCGACCGCGGCACCGCCGGTGACCGTGGACGCGCCATCACCGCTGGTCATGAGCCCGCCGCCGCCGCAGCTGAACCCCGAACAGGCATTGGGCGCGCAGCTGGTGGCGATGACGCGCCGGCAGCCGCCGCGTTATCCGCGTGGCAACGGGGAGACAGTGCCGGAAGGCAAGGTTGAACTGCTGATCACGCTGTCAGCAGAAGGGCGCGTGCTCGATGTGAGCGTGGATCGCAGCAGTGGACATCCTGCGCTGGATCGCGCCGCACGCGAGGCTGCGCTCAACTGGCACGTCATCCCCACGCGGCCGGTGACCACGGTCAAGCAGATCACCCTGCGTGTCCCGGTGCAGTTCCAGGGCGGTTGA
- a CDS encoding DNA-binding protein, with product MPGRSGEKVYDAQRRPLTLERLLKSGGAGSVFTLKERPREVAKLYHSDKDARVYERKLQAMLELQPDLPPMEGQGADQVQIAWPLTLLRDRSGRFIGFTMPILDLSATSDLEHVLQERQARAEGLPTGLGAKMTLAANLAVMLAAVHRRQHYVVDLKPLNVRFYRSTLFIAMLDCDGFSIQGKGERFPAGQVTTDYLASEFQQPGVKPGQEEAQDRFALAVMVFQLLNSGLHPYAGRPQGATVPSDLPARIAANLYPYARGKPHPRMLPSPVSGHEMFPPALRDMFDRAFSTQARRRPSAQDWATLLLDYARRNAGQLVTCGKDAAHQHFVGMPCAACARAELLAGSARAAQTRSRQKPARVRKQRARTAARVAQAQPVAAQASAASGVPGVMSRVTMAVIGTLLLGWVMGWGMPAYRRYSALVDPGIWDGMGLAVQMGMLAIAILLFILFVPMLIMSKRP from the coding sequence ATGCCCGGGCGCAGCGGCGAAAAGGTCTACGACGCACAGCGCAGGCCGCTCACTCTGGAGCGGCTGCTCAAGAGTGGCGGTGCGGGTAGTGTGTTCACCCTCAAGGAGCGGCCGCGCGAAGTAGCCAAGCTCTATCATTCGGACAAGGACGCGCGCGTCTACGAGCGCAAGCTGCAGGCGATGCTGGAGCTGCAGCCGGACCTGCCGCCGATGGAGGGGCAGGGCGCCGACCAGGTGCAGATCGCCTGGCCGCTGACCCTGCTGCGGGACCGCAGCGGGCGTTTCATCGGCTTCACCATGCCGATCCTGGATCTGTCGGCCACCAGCGATCTGGAACATGTGCTGCAGGAGCGGCAAGCGCGTGCCGAGGGCCTGCCCACTGGCCTGGGCGCGAAGATGACGCTGGCCGCCAACCTGGCGGTGATGCTGGCCGCGGTGCACCGTCGGCAGCACTATGTGGTCGACCTCAAGCCGCTGAACGTGCGGTTCTATCGCAGCACCTTGTTCATCGCGATGCTCGATTGCGATGGCTTCAGCATCCAGGGCAAGGGCGAGCGCTTCCCGGCCGGCCAGGTCACCACCGATTATCTGGCGTCCGAGTTCCAGCAGCCGGGGGTGAAGCCGGGCCAGGAGGAGGCGCAGGATCGCTTCGCGTTGGCGGTGATGGTGTTCCAGCTGCTCAATTCCGGCTTGCATCCGTATGCGGGCAGGCCGCAGGGGGCGACAGTGCCCAGCGACCTGCCGGCGCGCATTGCCGCCAACCTGTACCCGTATGCGCGCGGCAAACCGCATCCGCGGATGTTGCCCTCGCCGGTCAGCGGCCATGAAATGTTTCCACCAGCGCTGCGCGACATGTTTGATCGTGCGTTCTCGACGCAGGCGCGGCGGCGGCCTTCGGCACAGGATTGGGCCACGCTGCTGCTGGACTACGCGCGGCGCAACGCCGGGCAACTGGTGACGTGTGGCAAGGATGCGGCCCATCAGCATTTTGTCGGCATGCCGTGTGCCGCCTGTGCACGTGCCGAACTGCTTGCCGGCAGCGCACGCGCGGCGCAGACCCGCTCGCGGCAGAAACCGGCCAGGGTCCGCAAGCAGCGTGCACGCACCGCCGCGCGCGTCGCCCAGGCGCAGCCGGTCGCCGCACAGGCGTCGGCGGCAAGTGGCGTTCCCGGGGTGATGTCGCGGGTGACGATGGCAGTGATCGGCACGTTGCTGTTGGGTTGGGTGATGGGCTGGGGCATGCCGGCCTACCGCCGCTACAGCGCGTTGGTGGATCCGGGCATTTGGGATGGCATGGGGCTGGCCGTGCAGATGGGCATGCTGGCGATCGCAATCCTGCTGTTCATCCTGTTCGTGCCGATGCTGATCATGAGCAAGCGCCCATGA
- a CDS encoding PP2C family serine/threonine-protein phosphatase has translation MAWRVMAASATGRSHLDRGQPCQDAYASLQVGQTLVAVVCDGAGSASHSDVGARHVSSSVAASVTGSAQLGADPLALPVDALRTIIETAVDDARGQLAMLALSQGLKLSDHACTLVGAVATREGGWFFHVGDGVAACAFSNESPDAVSLPANGEYANETWFVTGGNWREQLRLTRFEGVIDALVLMSDGVQPFAMSRAGDSLFQPFIAPVIRYLAGVDETHGSQALHATLADPRTDQITGDDKTLLVALPA, from the coding sequence ATGGCCTGGCGCGTGATGGCCGCATCGGCCACGGGACGGTCCCATCTGGACCGCGGGCAGCCCTGTCAGGACGCCTATGCATCGCTGCAGGTGGGGCAGACATTGGTCGCGGTGGTCTGCGATGGCGCAGGCTCCGCATCGCACAGCGATGTGGGCGCCCGGCATGTATCCAGCAGCGTTGCGGCGTCGGTTACCGGATCTGCGCAGCTCGGCGCCGATCCACTGGCACTGCCGGTGGATGCGCTGCGCACCATCATCGAAACCGCCGTCGACGATGCGCGCGGTCAGCTGGCGATGCTTGCGCTGAGCCAGGGCCTGAAGCTCTCCGACCATGCCTGCACGCTGGTTGGGGCGGTCGCTACACGGGAGGGCGGCTGGTTCTTCCATGTCGGCGATGGCGTGGCCGCCTGCGCCTTCAGCAATGAGTCGCCCGATGCCGTGTCACTGCCTGCCAACGGCGAGTACGCCAACGAAACCTGGTTCGTGACCGGTGGCAACTGGCGGGAGCAGCTGCGGCTGACCCGCTTCGAAGGGGTGATCGATGCGCTGGTGCTGATGTCCGACGGTGTGCAGCCATTTGCGATGTCGCGCGCGGGCGACAGCCTGTTCCAGCCGTTCATTGCGCCGGTGATCCGCTATCTGGCCGGCGTTGACGAGACCCACGGCAGCCAGGCATTGCACGCGACGCTGGCCGACCCGCGCACCGATCAGATCACCGGCGACGACAAAACGTTGCTGGTCGCGCTACCGGCCTGA
- a CDS encoding VWA domain-containing protein, producing MSIAAIPDVSLVDNSEQRTPLILVLDCSGSMSGGPIEQLNAGLKLLEQELKADVIAAKRVRVLLVEYGGMDNAAISGDWCDAMDFAAPTLSANGTTPTGAAVELALQEIEDEKARFRQAGVAYTRPWLFLMSDGQPTDAWEAVAEQCREAEQQNKVAVFPIAVGNADMSVLGQFSRNGDRGVKRLQGLQFKELFLWLSASMRVVSNSTPGGQVQLPATDSWSQVPV from the coding sequence ATGTCCATTGCTGCAATTCCCGATGTTTCCCTGGTCGACAACAGTGAGCAGCGCACGCCGCTGATCCTGGTGCTGGACTGCTCCGGCAGCATGAGCGGTGGCCCCATCGAGCAGTTGAACGCCGGCTTGAAGCTGCTGGAGCAGGAGCTGAAAGCCGATGTGATCGCGGCCAAACGCGTGCGCGTGCTGCTGGTCGAGTACGGCGGCATGGACAACGCCGCCATCAGCGGTGACTGGTGCGACGCGATGGATTTCGCTGCGCCCACGCTGTCGGCCAACGGCACCACGCCGACTGGCGCGGCGGTGGAACTGGCACTGCAGGAAATCGAAGACGAGAAGGCGCGCTTCCGCCAGGCCGGTGTTGCCTACACCCGGCCGTGGCTGTTCCTGATGTCCGATGGCCAGCCCACCGATGCCTGGGAAGCGGTGGCCGAGCAGTGTCGCGAGGCCGAGCAGCAGAACAAGGTGGCGGTGTTCCCGATCGCCGTCGGCAATGCCGACATGAGCGTGCTGGGTCAGTTCAGCCGTAATGGCGACCGCGGCGTGAAGCGCCTGCAGGGCCTGCAGTTCAAGGAACTGTTCCTGTGGCTGAGCGCCAGCATGCGTGTGGTCTCCAATTCGACGCCGGGCGGCCAGGTGCAATTGCCGGCCACCGACAGCTGGTCGCAAGTGCCGGTCTGA
- a CDS encoding 2-hydroxyacid dehydrogenase, which produces MQIAVFSARPYDRRFLEEANLREGAGQAFQFVYFDAALDVHTAALAQDCAAVCVFVNDRLDAPVLQALHALGVRAVLLRCAGFNNVDLAAANALGLFVARVPAYSPEAVAEHALALVMTLNRQTHRAYNRVREGNFMLDGLLGRTLHGKTVGIVGTGKIGLATARIFRGMGCTVLGHDPFPSPAFAEIGTMVALDELLSRSDIVSLHCPLTPDTQHLIDDASLARMKPGAMLVNTSRGGLVDTHAVIRALKSRRLGHLAIDVYEQESALFFQDLSGEIIDDEAFQRLMTFPNVLVTGHQGFFTVEALQEISAITLGNLADFVAGRVCGNRVEMG; this is translated from the coding sequence ATGCAGATCGCCGTTTTCAGTGCCCGTCCCTACGACCGTCGCTTTCTCGAGGAAGCCAACCTGCGCGAAGGGGCAGGGCAGGCGTTCCAGTTCGTGTACTTCGACGCCGCGCTGGATGTGCACACCGCCGCACTGGCACAGGACTGCGCCGCCGTCTGCGTGTTCGTCAATGACCGGCTCGATGCACCCGTGCTGCAGGCCCTGCATGCGCTGGGCGTACGCGCGGTGCTGCTGCGCTGCGCCGGCTTCAACAATGTGGACCTGGCCGCTGCGAACGCGCTCGGCCTGTTCGTTGCCCGCGTGCCGGCCTACTCGCCGGAAGCCGTGGCCGAACACGCACTGGCGCTGGTGATGACCCTCAACCGGCAGACCCATCGCGCCTACAACCGCGTGCGCGAGGGCAACTTCATGCTTGATGGCCTGCTCGGCCGCACCCTGCATGGCAAGACCGTGGGCATCGTCGGTACCGGCAAGATCGGGCTGGCCACCGCGCGCATCTTCCGCGGCATGGGCTGCACCGTGCTGGGGCACGATCCGTTTCCGTCGCCTGCCTTCGCGGAGATCGGCACGATGGTTGCGTTGGACGAACTGCTGTCGCGCTCGGACATCGTCTCGCTGCATTGCCCGCTGACCCCCGATACCCAGCACCTGATCGACGACGCCTCGCTGGCGCGGATGAAGCCCGGCGCGATGCTGGTCAACACCTCGCGTGGCGGCCTGGTCGATACCCATGCGGTGATCCGCGCGCTGAAGTCGCGCCGGCTGGGCCATCTGGCCATCGACGTGTACGAGCAGGAAAGCGCGCTGTTCTTCCAGGACCTGTCCGGCGAGATCATCGACGATGAGGCCTTCCAGCGGCTGATGACCTTCCCCAACGTGCTGGTGACCGGCCACCAAGGATTCTTCACCGTGGAGGCGCTGCAGGAGATCTCGGCGATCACGCTGGGCAACCTGGCCGATTTCGTAGCGGGGCGGGTGTGTGGGAACCGGGTGGAGATGGGCTGA